ACCGTGTAGCTCAAGGCCGACTTTTACGTTGTGGTCCTGGGCGAATTTACCCCACTCTTTCCAATATGGGATGAGCTTTTCTTCCCATTGCCATTTTAAAATGTCGCCGTATTCATTTGGCCACGGAGCAACCGGCCAGTTCGGATATTTCGCTCCTTCTTGGTCGCCCGCGACACCAGAGAAACAGTTTACGACCGGTACGTTCATCATTTCAGCAAGCTGGACAGTTTTTACATACGTCTCATGTGATTGTTTCGCAAACGCTTTGTCCGGGGATAACGGGTTTCCGTGACAGCTAAGCGCGCTAATTGTTAGCCCTCTTGATTCAACTTCTTTGATGTATGCTTCGCGCTTTTCTTTACTTTCTAGTAGTTCATCTAACGCACAATGCGCATTTCCAGGGTAGTTCCCTGTGCCGATCTCAACTGCTTGTAAACCAGATTGCTGCACGTAATCAAGCATGTCCGTAAATGATTTATCGGAAAAAAGCACGGTGAATACTCCTAACTTCATGACGAACACTCCTTCAATGGTAATAATGAAATGCTTTCTTTTCGCTCACTGCTTGCGTAAATGGCATCAATGATGTTGGATACTTGCATCGCTTGTTCTGGTTTGACGACTGGCTCTATTTTGCCTAGGCAGGCGTCAACAAAGCTTTTTGCTTGAAGGAAGCCTTCTTCTCCTTCTGATGGAATGTAAGTGGCTTCGCTATTCCACAACATCCCATGCTTTGCGTAGTTCAAGCGGAACGGAAAGACGTCAAGTCCTCCTTTTTCACCTGAGATGGAGAGGGTGTCTTCATCTTTTTCAATATTCGCTGACCAAGACGTTTCAAAAAGGATGCTCGTTCCGTTTGCTAATCGAATGTAAGCTGTGGCGTGGTCTTCCACATTAAACGTAGCGTGGTCGAATGCTCCCCATTCATTTACTTGATCTTTCATTTTACTGAGTACATCATATGTTGTGCCAGTCACTTCGCTTACTTCGTAGTTGTCAATGAGCCAAAGAGCTAAGTCGAGTAAATGGCAGCCGTAGTCGATGAGGCAGCCCCCACCTTGCAAGTCTTTGTTCGTAAAGACGCCCCAACCAGGCACTTTTCTTCTCCTGAGTGCTTTAATGCGCACCACGAGTGGCTTTCCAATCTCAGATTCTTCCATCACTTTTTTCGCCGCTATCGCTTCTTTCATAAAGCGATAATGGTAGGCAATCCAAAGCTGTTTACCGGATTCCTTTTGCGCTGCCACCATTTCCTCACACTCTTTGCCGTTCAATGCCATCGGCTTTTCGCATAGAACGTGAACCCCTGCTTGTAACGCAGCGACGGTGATTTCTTTGTGGAATTTATTTGGCGTACAGATGACTACCGCATCCACATGAGGAAACATGTCGGTATAGTCTTCAAATACGTGAGTGATTTGGAACTCCTTTTGGACAGCTCTCGCTCGATCGAGGTTGACGTCACATACAGCTGTCACTTCGACGTGGTCGCCGAGCTTTTGAAATGCTGGGATGTGGCGGGATGTCGCGATTCCACCTGTTCCGATCATTCCTACTTTGAATGGTTTCATGAAAACACCTCAATTTCTCGTACAGACCTAGCGAGCACTCTCGCTAGGCTGTTTCTGTGTACTTGTTAGTTCGTTGGTTGCTTTTCTACCAACTCATTCGTTGAAACAATTTGTTTTGTTTCCGCAGACTTAAAGGCTGCAAGAATCACCATTAGTGACTTCATGCCTTCTTCGCCTGAAATCGGTGGCTCTTTATCTTCTAAAATCGTGGAAATGAAATGATCAATCACGTGGGAAGTCGTTTGGCCACCTTCATCGTTTGATTGGATGGCACCAAGCTCATATTTGGCTACTTCCCCGTTTCTGTATTGGACAATTAATGAGTAGTTCGGGTCATCTTCTAAGCGAAGAATTCCTTTTTCTCCATAAATAATCGTCGAGTTGTCCTCAGAACCGTTATACGACCAGCTTGCCGCAAGCGTTCCGACGATGCCGCTTTCTGTTTTTAAGATGCATGTCGCATTGTCATCAACGTCTGTGTTTTCTTTTGCTGACGTCTCTACAAATGCACCGACTTCTACTACTTCTTCCCCGAGCAAGAAACGAATGAGGTCGGCCTTATGAACACCAAGGTCTCCCATTGCCCCCATTGCCGCTTCGTTTTTGCGGAAAAACCAGCTGTCTTTTCCATCTGCACTCCAGCCTTCTGGTCCAGGGTGTCCGAATGCGGTACGGAAGCTATAAATCTTCCCGATTTCACCCGTTTCAATGAGTTTGCGCGCTTTTTCGTGCGAGCGAACGAAGCGTTGGTTATGGGCAATCATTAATTTCTTCCCAGATTCCTTTGCCGCTTCAATCATCGCTTCTGCTTCTTCTTTTGACGTCGCCATTGGCTTTTCACAAAGGACATGCTTACCTGCTTTTAGTGCCTGAATGGAAATCGGCGCGTGTAAATAGTTCGGCGTGCAGACACTCACCGCATCGATTGCTTCATTTTGAAGCAACTCTTCGTAATTCGTATACGGTGTTGCACCATACTTTGCCGCCATTTCTGCAGCACGCTCTTCGACTGGATCACAAACGGCAACAATGTTGACGTTTTCATTTTGTGCGTACTCCGGTAAATGACGATGTTTCGCAATGCTTCCACAACCAATAACCCCAATGTTTAACTTTTTCATAAATGGATTCCTCCCTTTTTAATATAGAAAAATTAAAAGCAAACGTTTGCACAAATGGTTTTAACCACCAACCAATAAGCCTTTTCTTACAGCTTAATCGGTTCTAACGGCTTATGATTGCCGTACGTCGGCTTCGTTGTATTCGCTTTTTTCGCCCAGTTCACAGCGTTAATGATGACTTTTTGTACGTTTTCGTTGTAGTACGTCGGATACGTCTCGTGTCCTGGTCGGAAATAAAAGATTTTCCCATTGCCTCGTTTATATGTACAGCCGCTTCGGAACACTTCGCCGCCTTCAAACCAGCTAATAAAAAGAAGTTCATCTGGCGCAGGAATGTCGAAATGCTCACCGTACATTTCTTCACGTTCAATCTCAAAGTACTCGCCTAATCCTTCTGCAATGGGATGCGTGGGATCGACTACCCAAATGCGTTCCTTTTCATTCGCTTCACGCCATTTTAAATCACATGTTGTACCCATTAATGTTTTAAAGATTTTGGAGAAGTGACCAGAGTGAAGTACAATCAGCCCCATGCCATCGAGTACACGTTCTTTTACACGACTTACGATTTCATCATCCACTTCATCATGGGCGATATGTCCCCACCAAACGAGTACATCAGTGTTTTCTAACACATCTTCCGTTAGTCCATGCTCCGGTTCATCGAGCGTCGCCGTTTTCACGTCGTAGCCTGCCTCTTCTAAAAAGTGAGCAATTTGCCCGTGAATACCGTTTGGATAAACGGAACGTACCTCTTCACTTTTTTGTTCATGACGGTTTTCGTTCCACACGGTTACTCTTACCATTGTAATCCTTCCTTTCTTGATTTCGGTATTCGTTCGGCGTCATGCCGACCATTTTTTTAAATACTTTGCTAAAATACTTTTCATTTTGATAGCCTACTTGAAACGCAATCTCGTAAATTTTGAAATGAGCGTTTGCGAGTAACTCCTTCGCTTTTTCAATGCGAATCGTAGTTACATAATCGGTAATCGTCTCATGAAACTCTTGCTTAAATTTACGAGAAATGTATTCTCGGCTTAAATAGAACCGATCGGCAATCGCTTGAAGTTGAATATCTTCTGCGTAATGCTCGCGTAAATACGCAGCAATCTGCTGCATATTCGTTTCTTCTGTTTGATATTTCCGTTCGGTCAACGTTTCGATTAAACGATGAAACTCTTTTTCTTTCTCACGCTTAAACGTAGAGAAAGAAAATGTCCCATCTGCGTTCCAATAGTCTTTTCCTTCATAAATCTCGTGATCTCGTTCCATCTCGTACTCAGTCATCCAACTCTTTTGAAGAATCGAAAACGCTTTCTCCCATTCTTCTATTTGCTCATACGTAAGAGCATGATTTGTCTCCATTGTATGGAATATGCGGTTTAAAACCTCAGTCATTTGTTCTTTATTCCCACTTTTTAACGCCCATTGCAATTCCTTCGAGTGATCCAGAAGGTGCAAAATAGGCCGTTTCATTCGATCACTTATAGAAACGATTGGTTTCGGGTTCAGTAGCGAATACGTTTGACCAACTAACCGAGAGGATTGGTACGCTTCCTTAATTGTTCGCTTTTCTTCTCCAAGCGCAATCGGTGTTCGAACGTGGGTCAATTGATAGATGGATGAATGAAGCTTTTCTAATAACGAGCGAATCGGCTGATTGTTCCAACAAACAATGACAAGCTCTGCTTCCTCATTTACATTTCGAAAGCTCACGCCCACTCCGTTTAAACGAATTAGTTCATGACACATGTTGTTTAACGAAAAGAAACAAAGGTCCGCATCACCTTGGAACCGATTGATTATCGGACGGACTTGAATCGTCGCAACCGTGAAGGTCGTTTTCGTCAAATCCACTTCCAGTTGCTTTTCTAATTTTCGCCACGCCTCACTTGCTTCTTGAGCGGAGCGAATCACACTGGAAAATAGCTGATCGATATACAATTGCTTCACTTCGTTCATCACTTTGTTGTCTTCAATGGAGGACTTTCGTTTCTTTTTTAGCTGTTTCAAGTCGGAAACGGCTCGGTTTAACGTTTCATTTAACAAATCAGGATCAATCGGTTTTAACAAATAGTCGAAGCTTTTGTAATAAATGGCGTTCCGCATATACTCGAAATCGTCATACCCGCTGACGACAATCGTTTTCGCTTCTAAGTTTTGCTCGGAAATCCACTTGAGCAAACTAACCCCATCACGCTTTGGCATGCGCATATCGGTAAAAATAATATCGGGTTGATGCATTAAAATGAGTTCGGTTGCTTCCTCACCATTTTCCGCTTCTAAGACCGTTTGAATTCCAAACGTATCCCAATCCGCTAGTAACATTAAGCCTTCTCGTACATGTTTTTCATCATCCACGATCATCGCTTTCATTCCCACCATCCACCTTTAACGGAAGCTTTATCGTTACGAGTAGTCCACCATCTTCGTGATTTTCAAGTCGTAAATCGGCTTCCTCGCCGTAATAAAGGGTCAAACGTGTATATACATTTTTCAACCCTATATTGGTTTGTTCTCCATCGGTCTTCTTGTTTCCTGCTTGAAAATGCTCATAAATTTCCAACAGACGTTCCTCAGAGACACCGACGCCATTATCCTTCACCGTTAACAAAAGGCTTTCATCCTTTTTCTCGACCTTAATATGAATTTCTCCGACGCCGTCACGTATATCAAACCCATGCTTAAAATAGTTTTCGATAATCGGTTGCAACAGCATTTTCGGCACCTTGACGTCTAAAAGCTCTTCCTCAATCTCAATCGTGTAGTGAAGCTGGTCACCGAAACGCTCCTTTTGCAAAAGCAAAAAGGCTTTCGTATAATTCATTTCCTTCGTTAAGGACACGATGTCTTCATCTGTCTCCATCGCATACCGCATAATTTTCGACAGATGCGTGACGAGTGAATAAATTTGCGGCACTTGATGCTTTAAGGCAACTGTGCCAATCGATTGAAGTGCATTATATAAAAAATGTGGATTGATTTGCGATTGTAATACTTTTAATTGATTCGTCTTGTTCTCGATTTCGAGCTTATATTCTCGGTTAATTAAATCATTCAGCTTTTTCATCATTTGTTGAAACCGCATGCCTAAAAGGCCGACCTCGTCTTCTTGAAACTTCTTAAACTGAACATTCATATTCCCCTTTTCTACTTCTTGAATGTTCGTAAGCAGCATTCGAATTGGCGATGTAATTTTTAACGACACGAAAAACGTTGCCAAAATGACAAGTGAAAGTCCGATAATACCAAACGAAATGTTGATCTGCGCAACATGGACAGCACTCGAGTGAAGCGTTGCATACGGCACGCGCTTAACGAGTAGCCACCCACCAGCAGTAGGCGCGATTCTTTCGTACATCATCACCCCGTTAAACGAACCGTCTTTCCACTCAATCGTCCCGCTTTCTTCTTCTGTTTTTAACATTTCCTGTACCCACGTTTCATTCGTGACATTGGTTGAGGTTGAACTATACATCACTTGGCCATCGGGTGAGAAAATGTAAAACTCGTCTGTTTCTTTGTTGTACATATTTTCGCTTATTTCGAAAAACTTCTCCGGAAGTATTTCCAACGAAATATACGCAAGCACTTCCTCCGATGGTGTATTGGTGAACGCACGGTGCAACGTAATGACATCTTTTGAAACATCCGTCGTATTAATGGCTTGTGTTTGAATCGGCTCGATATACAAGTGATACGGACTATTTTTCGCTTTCTCATACGCCGGCTTATTGTCTTCTTTTATTTCTTCAGAAAACAAGACGGTCGTACGACGAGAAGCAGACAAAACCCGTTCGTCATTCGTAAACGCAATATGCACGCGGTCGATTTGGTCATCCGAATACAAAATCGTTAAAATGACGTTTTTCACGACATCGAGTGAGTAATAATACTCTCGCTCTTCTGACGACCGCAAAAAATTAATGAAATTTTGGTTGTTATAAAGCGACAACGATAAATCATTTAATTTATGAATATAGTTTTCTAAATTCTCTTTTCCTTGATAAAGAAGATTGCTATTTTCTTGAACGACACGGTCTTTGAGCGATTCTTTCGTGTAAAAATACGTCACTAAAATCGAACTCCCAAACGGTAAAACGGTCGCAACAAGCATTAATAAAATGAGTTTATTCCGAATGCTTCGTTTAATCACTGATTGATCCCCCATGCGTATACATCGAAAAACGAAAGCGCATTTGGCTTTCTTTTTCCAAAAGTATACTTCGAAACGAACGATTGAGACAAGGCTTTCATATGGAAAGAAAAGGGGAGCGAGCCCATACGTCTCGACAGCCCCTTTCTGTCATTATTTCAAGTTATCCCACGTGTTTTGGAAGCGCTCAAGAAGTGTTTCGTAGTCGATTTTTCCAGCAGCATATTCTTGAATCGCCGCTGCGAATTCTTTATTTGCGCCATCTGGCCATCTGAACCACGTCCAAGGAATTGTCTTTTCTTCCTTCGAGTATTCTAAGATGGATTGACCTAAATCCCCTAAACCAGACGGTTCGATGTTATCAAACGCTGGGATGAAGGCGAATTCTTCCGTGATGTAGCGCTGACCTGTTTCAGAGCTAACCATCCAATCTAAGAATAGCTTTGCTTCTTCTAAATGCTCAGAGTTTTTGTTTACAACCCAGTTATTCGGTACACCGACTGGAATTTTGCCAGACTCTGCTGCATCGTCGCTAATTGGAATTGGCAAGAAGCCCATGTTGATTTCAGGATTGATTTCATAAATCATGTTTTCTGTCCAGTTTCCTTGTTGAAGCATCGCTGCTTGGCCTGATGCAAATAGTGTTACTTGCGTGTTGTAGTCTGTAGTAATTGGGTTGTCATTCGCAAATTGTACTTCAGTGTCAATGACATCTTTAAACGCTTTAAACTTTTCGTTTTCCGTCATTTTTTCAGAACCATTGTCTAAGCCTTCAATGAACGCCACTGGATCTTCTTGCTGAGCAAACGGTACGTTTAATAAATGCTGTCCGATTACCCACCATTCACCGTAACCTGCAGAAAACGGTGTGATTCCTGCTGCTTCAAGTTTTTTCGCTGCTTCTTGTAGTTCAGAAACCGTTTGTGGAAGCTCTGTAATTCCCGCTTCTTCGAATAAATCTTTGTTATAAATGAATCCATATCCTTCAAGGTTTACTGGCATTCCGTAAAGCTTGCCATCTTCATCCGTCATTGGCACTTTTCCAATTGGTAATACATGCTCTACCCACGGCTCATCGGAAAGGTCTGCTAAATGCTCTTTCCAAAGCTCTAATTCTTTAAAACCACCGTTGTTGAAAATGTCAGGTGCTTCTCCAGATGCGAATTTCGCTTTTAGCGCAGCACCGTAATCGGCACCTCCACCAACTGTTTCAAGCTTTACTTTAATGTTTGGATGCTCTTTTTCGAATTCCTTAATCATTTCTTCTAATTGATCAGCAATTTCCACTTTAAATTGGAACATATTCAGTGTGACAACATCATCCCCCGATGCATCACCGTCATTATTGTCACTTGATGTATCGCTCGATGAGGAACATGCAGCTAAAATCCCCACCATGACGAGCATGGCTAAAAACAAGCTCCAAATTTTTTTCATAACGTAATGACCTCCTCTTACCCTTTGTTTTTTTATATATCAGCTTCGTCCAATAAGACGAAAGCTAGATCCCTATTTAATTGACCCTTGTGCAATGCCTTTAATAATATGGCGCTGCAAGAATAGGAAGAAAATAACGATTGGCACGACGCCAAGTACGAGCGCAGCTAGTCCCATATCCCACTGCTTCGTATATTGCGCAAAGAAGGAACTCGCAGCTAACGGAATCGTTCGAAGCTCTGCATCTTGTAAAACGAGTAATGGCAATAAGTAATCATTCCAAATCCATAATGTATTTAAAATGATCACCGTGACCGTAATCGGCTTTAATAGTGGGAATACAATTTGCCAAAAGACGCCGAATTGGCTGCAACCGTCAATACGAGCCGCTTCTTCAATTTCCTGTGGCACCGTTTTGACAAACCCGTGATACAAGAAGAGCGAAAGCGGAACCCCGAATCCGAAATACATAATGATAAGTCCCGGAATACTGTTTGTGAGCCCTAGCGCTCCTCCCCATTTCATGAGCGGAATCATGACCGTTTGGAACGGGATAACCATGGCGGATACGAAAAAGATAAATAAGATTTTGCTAAACTTTCCAGGTGTCCGCACCATCTTCCAAGCGGCCATCGACGTTAGCACGACGATTCCAATGTTACTGAAAACCGTGATGACAAGCGAGTTCCAAAAGGCTCGCGGGAAATCAAGGATATTCCATACTTTTACGTAGTTATCAAAACGAAATTCTTTCGGCCATGCGGCGGCATCCATTAAAATGTCCGCAAAACTTTTCACCGAGTTTACTAAGACGAAGTAAAACGGGATGAGGAAAATGAGGCCGAGTACAATGCCAAAAACCTCAAGCACGAGCGTTTTTTTCGTATAGCGCTGATCCATCTATGCCTCAACCTCCCTTTTCTTCGTCGTCCACACTTGAATCGTTGTGACAATCGCCACGATGATGAAGAATAAAATCGACTTAGCGGTTCCAAGTCCGTAACGGTTATTTTGGAACGCTTCTTGGTAAATGTTAATCGCCACAGACTGCGTGGAATTGAATGGTCCACCGCCTGTTAACGAGATGTTCAAATCAAAGATCTTAAATGCCATCGATATGGTTAAGAAGAAACAAATCGTAAACGCTGGTAAAATAAGCGGAATGATAATTTTCGTTAAAAGCGTCCAGTTTGACGCACCATCAATTCGCGCCGCTTCTAGTAAACTATTATCCACCCCTTGAAGCGCTGCGATATAAATAACCATCATGTAACCGCTAATTTGCCATGCAAACACGATGACAATGCCCCAGAAGGCCGTCGTCTCATCGCCTAGCCAAGGCTGTTGGAAAAAGGCCATACCCGTTAAGTTTCCGATCGACGCAAACCCTTTGACAAAAATGAACTGCCAAATAAATCCGAGTAATAACCCCCCAATGACGTTCGGAACGAAGAAAACCGTTCGCAAAATATTTCGTGATTTCAACGCCGTATTTAACAATAAGGCTAAACCAAAACCGAGCATATTACTAATGATCACAGCAGCAATCGTAAACTTCGTTGTGAATATAAACGAGTCACGAAACTGCACATCGCTCGTAAAGATTTTTTTATAGTTTTCAAGTCCGACCCACTCCACTGCGGAACTAACCCCATTCCACGATGTAAAAGAATAATATAGTCCCATAGCAAACGGAATAATTTGAATTAAGACGAAAAAGAAAAGTGCCGGACCGACAAATCCTGTATACGATAAAATTCCTCTCCAATTGACCTTTCGCTTCCGTATCGGTTCCACGGATACATCTGTATGTACCGTGTTTGACTTTGAAATCCGTTCGACTTCCGTATTCGTATTCATTCGCGCCTCACCACCCAGTCCTTTGTAATCGCTTTCCTTTATTATAATGAATACGCTTCCATTAAAGGGGTCGCTAAATTGACCTAAATGGTACACAATTTTGACTTTTTAAAACGAACAGGCAAACGTTTGTATTGTTAATTTTTAAAACTTTCAATCTATTCAATTATTTTGTAAAATAGTTATTACATATTAAGGAAAGGGGATGCAGCATGAATATCCCATTTTATCGAAATTTATATGTTTTTGACCAAGGCGGGCGGTTGCAAGTAGAGTATTTTGATTACGGAACTTTTACGCAAGTTGTCATCAGCCAAGAGCGAGACAACATGCTCATTTTAGGAAGCGGAGCCGACAAACTTAGAAAGCGCGCGTTCCATAAAGCATACGAACAATTTAAACAACGTGAACATCGCTCCTTTATCACAGCAAGCATCGGTGAGCGACAAATTAAACTGTAAGGTTTTTGCGACATGAAAAAGACCAGCCAAAACGGCTGGCAAAGCGTGAGGACAAGAAGGGGAAGTCCTTGATTCTTTCTAATGAGGAAAATCGTTGAGGGTTACTCTTGCGCTTCGTTTACAACAAGCTCACGAGCTCGAACCTTTGAAGGGGGCGTACCCATAAATTGAACGGAATCGGCTAATACTTCTGTCACATAAATGCGTTTGCCTTCTTTATTTTCATATTGCCTCGTTTGAATCCTCCCAGTCACACCAATAATCGACCCTTTACGGCAGTAATTTGCCGTATTTTCTGCTGTTTTTTGCCACAGCGTACAATTCACAAAATCAGTATCAATTTCCCCAGCACGATTACGGAATTTGCGACTTACTGCTAGCGTAATGTTCGCCACCGCTTTTCCATCTGTCGTATATTTAATATCTGGATCACGTGTTAAGCGCCCAACAAGCGTTACTTGATTGATCACCTCAACCCTCCTTCCTGCTTGATACAACTTTATTGTAAAAGAAACGAATCAACTTGAAAAAAGTGTAAAATATACTTTTCGAACCACGTTCGACATGGAAAATGAGTTTTTCGTATGGCAGGAATCATGTTTCGCTCGCTGAATTCGAACTCTTTCTCGAAATTTCGCGTTTTTTTCATTTTTTTCGCAGAGCATCGTAGCATGACTAGCTCCTCAATCCTTATGGTATAATAATGGTAAGTTGTGGTATGTAACATTATGTTGGGGATGGAGGGCTAGAAGTGAAAACGTTCAAACTAGTCGGATTAAAAGTTGAACGAAAAGAACAAGAAGGACGAATTGAAGATATCCCAATTATAGACGGACTCGTCATTAATAAAGAAGACGGCGAAAACTCGTGGCTCATCGAAGCATTAATCTCG
This genomic window from Bacillus kexueae contains:
- a CDS encoding sugar phosphate isomerase/epimerase family protein, which encodes MKLGVFTVLFSDKSFTDMLDYVQQSGLQAVEIGTGNYPGNAHCALDELLESKEKREAYIKEVESRGLTISALSCHGNPLSPDKAFAKQSHETYVKTVQLAEMMNVPVVNCFSGVAGDQEGAKYPNWPVAPWPNEYGDILKWQWEEKLIPYWKEWGKFAQDHNVKVGLELHGGFLVHTPYTMLKLREETCEAIGANLDPSHLWWQGIDPVAAIKILGKENAIHHFHAKDTYIDQENVNMYGLTDMQPYGNVQTRAWTFRSVGCGHSLQEWSDMMSALRTFGYDYVVSIEHEDPLMSIEEGFKRAVRNLKQVLIEEQPADMWWV
- a CDS encoding Gfo/Idh/MocA family protein; this encodes MKPFKVGMIGTGGIATSRHIPAFQKLGDHVEVTAVCDVNLDRARAVQKEFQITHVFEDYTDMFPHVDAVVICTPNKFHKEITVAALQAGVHVLCEKPMALNGKECEEMVAAQKESGKQLWIAYHYRFMKEAIAAKKVMEESEIGKPLVVRIKALRRRKVPGWGVFTNKDLQGGGCLIDYGCHLLDLALWLIDNYEVSEVTGTTYDVLSKMKDQVNEWGAFDHATFNVEDHATAYIRLANGTSILFETSWSANIEKDEDTLSISGEKGGLDVFPFRLNYAKHGMLWNSEATYIPSEGEEGFLQAKSFVDACLGKIEPVVKPEQAMQVSNIIDAIYASSERKESISLLPLKECSS
- a CDS encoding Gfo/Idh/MocA family protein gives rise to the protein MKKLNIGVIGCGSIAKHRHLPEYAQNENVNIVAVCDPVEERAAEMAAKYGATPYTNYEELLQNEAIDAVSVCTPNYLHAPISIQALKAGKHVLCEKPMATSKEEAEAMIEAAKESGKKLMIAHNQRFVRSHEKARKLIETGEIGKIYSFRTAFGHPGPEGWSADGKDSWFFRKNEAAMGAMGDLGVHKADLIRFLLGEEVVEVGAFVETSAKENTDVDDNATCILKTESGIVGTLAASWSYNGSEDNSTIIYGEKGILRLEDDPNYSLIVQYRNGEVAKYELGAIQSNDEGGQTTSHVIDHFISTILEDKEPPISGEEGMKSLMVILAAFKSAETKQIVSTNELVEKQPTN
- a CDS encoding ThuA domain-containing protein yields the protein MVRVTVWNENRHEQKSEEVRSVYPNGIHGQIAHFLEEAGYDVKTATLDEPEHGLTEDVLENTDVLVWWGHIAHDEVDDEIVSRVKERVLDGMGLIVLHSGHFSKIFKTLMGTTCDLKWREANEKERIWVVDPTHPIAEGLGEYFEIEREEMYGEHFDIPAPDELLFISWFEGGEVFRSGCTYKRGNGKIFYFRPGHETYPTYYNENVQKVIINAVNWAKKANTTKPTYGNHKPLEPIKL
- a CDS encoding response regulator transcription factor, whose translation is MKAMIVDDEKHVREGLMLLADWDTFGIQTVLEAENGEEATELILMHQPDIIFTDMRMPKRDGVSLLKWISEQNLEAKTIVVSGYDDFEYMRNAIYYKSFDYLLKPIDPDLLNETLNRAVSDLKQLKKKRKSSIEDNKVMNEVKQLYIDQLFSSVIRSAQEASEAWRKLEKQLEVDLTKTTFTVATIQVRPIINRFQGDADLCFFSLNNMCHELIRLNGVGVSFRNVNEEAELVIVCWNNQPIRSLLEKLHSSIYQLTHVRTPIALGEEKRTIKEAYQSSRLVGQTYSLLNPKPIVSISDRMKRPILHLLDHSKELQWALKSGNKEQMTEVLNRIFHTMETNHALTYEQIEEWEKAFSILQKSWMTEYEMERDHEIYEGKDYWNADGTFSFSTFKREKEKEFHRLIETLTERKYQTEETNMQQIAAYLREHYAEDIQLQAIADRFYLSREYISRKFKQEFHETITDYVTTIRIEKAKELLANAHFKIYEIAFQVGYQNEKYFSKVFKKMVGMTPNEYRNQERKDYNGKSNRVERKPS
- a CDS encoding cache domain-containing sensor histidine kinase, translated to MIKRSIRNKLILLMLVATVLPFGSSILVTYFYTKESLKDRVVQENSNLLYQGKENLENYIHKLNDLSLSLYNNQNFINFLRSSEEREYYYSLDVVKNVILTILYSDDQIDRVHIAFTNDERVLSASRRTTVLFSEEIKEDNKPAYEKAKNSPYHLYIEPIQTQAINTTDVSKDVITLHRAFTNTPSEEVLAYISLEILPEKFFEISENMYNKETDEFYIFSPDGQVMYSSTSTNVTNETWVQEMLKTEEESGTIEWKDGSFNGVMMYERIAPTAGGWLLVKRVPYATLHSSAVHVAQINISFGIIGLSLVILATFFVSLKITSPIRMLLTNIQEVEKGNMNVQFKKFQEDEVGLLGMRFQQMMKKLNDLINREYKLEIENKTNQLKVLQSQINPHFLYNALQSIGTVALKHQVPQIYSLVTHLSKIMRYAMETDEDIVSLTKEMNYTKAFLLLQKERFGDQLHYTIEIEEELLDVKVPKMLLQPIIENYFKHGFDIRDGVGEIHIKVEKKDESLLLTVKDNGVGVSEERLLEIYEHFQAGNKKTDGEQTNIGLKNVYTRLTLYYGEEADLRLENHEDGGLLVTIKLPLKVDGGNESDDRG
- a CDS encoding ABC transporter substrate-binding protein; its protein translation is MKKIWSLFLAMLVMVGILAACSSSSDTSSDNNDGDASGDDVVTLNMFQFKVEIADQLEEMIKEFEKEHPNIKVKLETVGGGADYGAALKAKFASGEAPDIFNNGGFKELELWKEHLADLSDEPWVEHVLPIGKVPMTDEDGKLYGMPVNLEGYGFIYNKDLFEEAGITELPQTVSELQEAAKKLEAAGITPFSAGYGEWWVIGQHLLNVPFAQQEDPVAFIEGLDNGSEKMTENEKFKAFKDVIDTEVQFANDNPITTDYNTQVTLFASGQAAMLQQGNWTENMIYEINPEINMGFLPIPISDDAAESGKIPVGVPNNWVVNKNSEHLEEAKLFLDWMVSSETGQRYITEEFAFIPAFDNIEPSGLGDLGQSILEYSKEEKTIPWTWFRWPDGANKEFAAAIQEYAAGKIDYETLLERFQNTWDNLK
- a CDS encoding carbohydrate ABC transporter permease, which encodes MDQRYTKKTLVLEVFGIVLGLIFLIPFYFVLVNSVKSFADILMDAAAWPKEFRFDNYVKVWNILDFPRAFWNSLVITVFSNIGIVVLTSMAAWKMVRTPGKFSKILFIFFVSAMVIPFQTVMIPLMKWGGALGLTNSIPGLIIMYFGFGVPLSLFLYHGFVKTVPQEIEEAARIDGCSQFGVFWQIVFPLLKPITVTVIILNTLWIWNDYLLPLLVLQDAELRTIPLAASSFFAQYTKQWDMGLAALVLGVVPIVIFFLFLQRHIIKGIAQGSIK
- a CDS encoding carbohydrate ABC transporter permease — its product is MNTNTEVERISKSNTVHTDVSVEPIRKRKVNWRGILSYTGFVGPALFFFVLIQIIPFAMGLYYSFTSWNGVSSAVEWVGLENYKKIFTSDVQFRDSFIFTTKFTIAAVIISNMLGFGLALLLNTALKSRNILRTVFFVPNVIGGLLLGFIWQFIFVKGFASIGNLTGMAFFQQPWLGDETTAFWGIVIVFAWQISGYMMVIYIAALQGVDNSLLEAARIDGASNWTLLTKIIIPLILPAFTICFFLTISMAFKIFDLNISLTGGGPFNSTQSVAINIYQEAFQNNRYGLGTAKSILFFIIVAIVTTIQVWTTKKREVEA
- the ssb gene encoding single-stranded DNA-binding protein; the protein is MINQVTLVGRLTRDPDIKYTTDGKAVANITLAVSRKFRNRAGEIDTDFVNCTLWQKTAENTANYCRKGSIIGVTGRIQTRQYENKEGKRIYVTEVLADSVQFMGTPPSKVRARELVVNEAQE